One Pseudochaenichthys georgianus chromosome 4, fPseGeo1.2, whole genome shotgun sequence DNA window includes the following coding sequences:
- the ppat gene encoding amidophosphoribosyltransferase, with amino-acid sequence MEFEENGIGEECGVFGCVAAGEWPTQLEVAQVLTLGLVALQHRGQESAGFVVSNGASPPTYTTHKGMGLVSTACPPEALLKLRSGNLGICHTRYSTTGFSELQNCQPFVVDTLHGQIAVAHNGELVNALALRTKVMRHGVGLSTSSDSELITQLLALTPPMEERDAPNWVARIKNLMSETPTSYSLLVMFKDVIYAVRDPYGNRPLCIGRIVPVSKLHSGEEDTEGWVVSSESCSFQSIGAKYYREVLPGEIVQISKHGVKSLSVVPRPEGDPPAFCIFEYVYFARPDSIFEGQMVYTVRQRCGRQLAIEAPTDADVVSTVPESATPAALGYAQQSGLPYVEVLCKNRYVGRTFIQPNTRLRQLGVAKKFGALTDNFAGKRVVLIDDSIVRGNTISPIIKLLKEAGATEVHIRVASPPIRYPCYMGINIPTKEELIANRPEFQDIAGYIGAASVKYLTVEGLVSAVQEGIASLKEKDEMISTSNTSGKRVGHCTACLTGKYPVELEW; translated from the exons GGGTCAGGAAAGTGCCGGGTTTGTCGTGAGTAATGGAGCCAGTCCGCCTACATACACGACCCACAAG GGAATGGGATTAGTGAGCACTGCTTGCCCTCCAGAGGCTCTTCTGAAACTGCGCTCTGGTAACCTGGGTATTTGTCACACTCGCTATTCAACTACTGGGTTCTCAGAGCTGCAGAACTGCCAGCCCTTTGTGGTGGATACACTGCACGGCCAGATCGCAGTAGCACACAATGGAGAGCTGGTTAATGCTCTTGCCCTGCGGACAAAG GTAATGCGTCACGGAGTGGGCCTCTCCACCAGCTCAGACAGTGAGCTCATCACCCAGCTGCTGGCACTGACTCCACCTATGGAGGAGCGGGACGCACCAAACTGGGTCGCCAG aaTTAAAAATCTGATGAGTGAGACCCCTACATCGTactcactgctggtgatgttcAAAGATGTTATCTATGCGGTGCGTGACCCTTACGGAAATCGCCCCCTCTGCATTGGACGGATTGTTCCCGTCTCTAAGCTGCACTCAG GAGAGGAGGACACCGAGGGCTGGGTCGTGTCATCAGAGTCCTGCAGCTTCCAGTCCATCGGAGCCAA GTATTACAGAGAGGTCTTACCAGGAGAGATAGTGCAGATATCCAAACACGGAGTCAAGTCTCTGAGTGTCGTCCCGCGCCCTGAGGGAGACCCCCCCGCCTTCTGCATATTTGAATATGTTTACTTTGCCAGACCGGACTCTATTTTTGAAG GGCAGATGGTGTACACCGTCAGACAGCGCTGTGGTCGTCAGTTGGCCATCGAGGCTCCAACCGACGCAGACGTGGTCAGCACTGTGCCAGAGTCTGCAACTCCTGCCGCCCTGGGCTACGCTCAGCAG TCTGGGCTGCCATACGTAGAGGTTCTGTGTAAGAACCGCTACGTCGGGAGGACGTTTATTCAACCGAATACCCGCTTGAGGCAGCTAGGAGTTGCCAAGAAGTTTGGGGCTTTGACCGACAATTTTGCTGGGAAGCGGGTGGTGCTCATTGACGACTCCATCGTGAGAGGCAACACCATCTCCCCCATTATAAAACTGCTGAAGGAGGCCGGTGCGACGGAG GTTCACATCAGGGTTGCCTCTCCACCGATCAGATACCCCTGCTACATGGGCATCAATATTCCCACCAAGGAGGAGCTCATCGCTAACAGGCCCGAGTTTCAGGACATTGCCGGATACATTG GTGCTGCCAGTGTTAAGTATCTCACTGTGGAGGGCCTGGTGTCCGCGGTTCAGGAGGGAATCGCCTCCCTGAAGGAGAAGGACGAGATGATCAGCACCAGCAACACGTCCGGCAAGAGAGTGGGCCACTGCACCGCCTGTCTGACCGGGAAGTACCCGGTGGAGCTGGAGTGGTAA
- the LOC117444930 gene encoding uncharacterized protein, which translates to MDIFFDQRLSDNTFHYKTSLERIIEKYSKLQYHDALQEVDLYNTKAHTLERYMELSKIKLNKLDSKSIEELREESISSQDITGTSQLDFTHQDGRAAASCSVIHMSVEDDGVASNEATQLSTVSSDESQRNISFTDFQPEDQDEELDMTLRNLGSSLVELYPSMISRLGQACRRQQVSKAADSVLRRYHRWRKQSNRSNLNNTFNVPLMYTNRKPKNMTDHMLLEENTNSPVKKKFMVAEPTHRSPLKIVNKIQDLEVQQQSPRRERREHPMVTMDFGPYETLMQTESCLNETFAVSEASQLEEQPSIYTVSPSRPCYPAARASLDASLRSGRYSLSALPLQTDGCSVYASDPPSVKERLDIYGSPVRKSSFEARMVTDLRSPQAFSRSPRAHAVESFSREPTRPRLLSTSPQKPTVLLRMLHPQDSHLSPHQQLCSPQSASAGESRHRLRRNLSYDSSLPLLRVPCSPKKLDEDFLKLYHKFVCQNKSSFFNGISCRLCERSSETSKSSSSSALAALALSPHRSVLRKRHRELNWNSEPQSKRYRDEFCQSSPGSARHGKELLRRRLAPYEYEQSHDGVSDSAAKPSMFQRFNTQQRSAEAHQETWMSRRRLAPYEYEQSHDGVSDSAAKPSMFQRFNTQQRSAEAHQETWMTRHRHVSAADLYDMENGVGNGLLRTANRRKKNIF; encoded by the exons ATGGACATCTTTTTTGATCAAAGACTATCTGATAATACATTTCACTACAAAACGTCTCTGGAACGAATCATAGAAAAG TATTCGAAGCTTCAATACCACGATGCGTTGCAAGAGGTGGACCTCTACAACACCAAAGCCCATA CCCTTGAACGCTACATGGAGCTGTCAAAGATAAAGCTCAACAAGCTGGATTCAAAG AGCATAGAAGAGTTGAGAGAGGAGTCAATAAGCT CCCAGGACATCACAGGAACCTCTCAG TTAGACTTCACGCATCAAGATGGCagggctgctgcctcctgttCCGTTATACACATGTCGGTGGAAGATGATG GGGTGGCTAGCAATGAAGCGACTCAGCTGTCGACGGTCTCATCGGATGAGAGTCAGAGAAACATTTCTTTTACAGACTTCCAGCCTGAGGACCAAGATGAAGAGCTGGACATGACCCTGAGGAATCTTGGCAGTTCTCTAGTGGAGCTGTACCCCAGCATGATCAGCCGATTAGGGCAGGCCTGCCGTCGGCAGCAGGTCTCTAAGGCCGCTGACTCTGTGCTGAGGAGGTACCACAGATGGCGAAAGCAGTCAAACAGAAGCAATCTGAACAACACCTTCAATGTCCCGCTGATGTACACCAACAGAAAACCTAAAAACATGACCGACCACATGCTGCTGGAGGAGAACACCAACAGCCCTGTGAAAAAGAAGTTCATGGTTGCTGAACCTACCCATCGGTCTCCCTTGAAGATAGTTAACAAAATTCAGGATTTGGAAGTCCAGCAGCAGTCTCCTAGGAGGGAGAGAAGAGAGCATCCCATGGTCACGATGGACTTTGGTCCTTATGAGACTTTAATGCAAACAGAGAGCTGTCTGAACGAGACCTTCGCTGTCTCTGAAGCATCCCAGCTAGAAGAACAGCCCTCCATTTACACAGTCAGTCCTTCACGACCTTGCTATCCTGCTGCAAGAGCATCCTTGGACGCGTCTCTCAGGTCTGGAAGGTATTCTCTTTCTGCACTCCCACTGCAGACTGATGGCTGCTCTGTGTATGCTTCGGACCCCCCCTCTGTTAAAGAGAGACTGGACATCTACGGCTCTCCTGTCAGGAAGAGTTCCTTCGAGGCCAGGATGGTGACCGACCTCAGATCACCTCAAGCCTTTTCCAGAAGCCCCAGAGCACATGCTGTGGAAAGCTTTTCCAGAGAGCCTACCAGGCCCAGATTACTGTCCACCTCTCCACAAAAGCCAACTGTGCTATTGAGGATGCTCCACCCTCAAGACTCCCATCTTTCCCCCCACCAACAGCTGTGTTCCCCTCAGTCAGCCTCAGCAGGAGAGAGTCGCCACAGGCTCCGGAGGAACCTTTCCTACGACTCCTCCCTGCCATTATTGCGGGTCCCTTGCTCCCCAAAGAAGCTCGACGAAGACTTTCTAAAGCTCTACCACAAGTTTGTCTGCCAGAACAAGTCCTCTTTCTTTAATGGGATTTCCTGCCGCCTCTGTGAGAGAAGCTCTGAGACCAGCAAAAGCTCCTCTTCCTCGGCTCTTGCAGCTCTCGCTCTGTCGCCGCACCGCTCGGTCCTGAGGAAACGCCACAGGGAGTTAAACTGGAACAGCGAGCCCCAGTCGAAACGCTACAGGGACGAGTTCTGCCAGTCCTCTCCCGGGTCCGCACGGCATGGGAAAGAGCTTCTGAGGCGCCGTCTCGCTCCGTATGAATATGAGCAGTCCCATGATGGCGTCTCCGATAGCGCCGCGAAACCCAGCATGTTTCAAAGATTCAACACCCAGCAGCGCTCAGCAGAAGCACATCAGGAGACCTGGATGAGTCGGCGCCGTCTCGCTCCGTATGAATATGAGCAGTCCCATGATGGCGTCTCCGATAGCGCCGCGAAACCCAGCATGTTTCAAAGATTCAACACCCAGCAGCGATCAGCAGAAGCACATCAGGAGACCTGGATGACTCGGCACCGCCATGTGTCTGCAGCTGATTTGTATGACATGG AAAATGGTGTTGGAAATGGATTACTGCGGACTGCCAacagaagaaagaaaaacattttttga
- the aasdh gene encoding beta-alanine-activating enzyme: protein MAARTLQELVSIAASLHPDRPAVKYDCGSVSVLLYRDLLDLSCELSHVLQKNCSPNTGVIGLYCCDDLFIPVWILGILQTPAAYVPLDPEAPGFLSARVMTQCGLKYCAVKTDMLQQFQAALAKHISVEVCAELQKFKLTLTQIKLLPVAEHHPGPKHTGAQTVDGPDLCAAPAAGLKEAAHRDLAYVLHTSGTTGLPKIVRVPHKCIIPNILHLKSLFQMSADDVVLLASPLTFDPSVVDIFLALSSGAQLLIIPSVIKKMPSRLARLLFKDHKTTVLQVTPTLLGRFGHHVLKHEVFSSGSSLRVLALGGEACPSPALLRNWKHKDNKTHIYNIYGITEVSCWASCYKIPESLLQSGNLVLPFVPLGTPLMDTVLEVRDEHGRIVTEGEGQVFIGGEDRVCLLDDEQTVVSGTMRATGDWVNVEDTQLYYLGRKDRMIKRHGKRVNLDSLQQLILGLPQVEACAVALFEATRLLAFVVPSTSGDQKEASPLTSAQKHPEQTPSASAELQEHPPSAVSHHQGETGGADGDLRRLILNQLSLLLPSHSVPDTLVQVPALCLTPHGKVDMEALVKIYQRQRRCLQSSRGDVTKLRQSLQSLWQETLGLPEEPTIDEKSNFLLSGGDSLKALHLCEDILTAFRVTSPELLEVILDGTFSDVLRHVERITLLPPLEESQSPTSEAKKRRTEAPSMVEAKRERTESTAAERPQGGTWAFKVIRRAGEVIEIRKPVAIKNVQTEALGEKDLSDRGSEDFLSLSLSWSSDTGRCVDASPVLLVQQKTDSGSEEVKTTVFIGSHSHRIQALDLTTGSLLWERVLGDRIEASAAVSHCGSLVVIGCYDGFVYFLCTASGQTRWMFKTGDAVKSCPAVDPLTGLVIVGSHDGHVYALDPKVQQCVWRRHCRGGAVFSSPCLHSSLRQLYVASLGGHLLCLDPDSGEVLWSYCRDIPFFSSPNASSGHVLIGSVDGNICCVSNTGTLVWQFLTKGPIFSSPCVTPDHQRVLCGSHDGFLYCLNAADGSLIWTFQTTGKVYSSPCVFDGSVGGRRGILVALASTDGTVWILDGEDGGKLASFTLPGELFSSPVLHEHSLVVGCRNDYVYCLKLTVKEDTDSFLHTFL from the exons ATGGCTGCCCGGACGCTGCAAGAGCTGGTCTCTATCGCCGCCTCTCTGCACCCAGACCGACCAGCTGTGAAGTATGACTGCGGCTCGGTGTCGGTGCTGCTGTACAGAGACCTGCTGGATCTCTCCTGTGAACTGTCTCATGTTCTACAAAAGAACTGCTCTCCCAATACCGGAGTGATTGGGCTGTATTGTTGTGATGATTTGTTTATTCCTGTCTGGATTCTGGG GATCCTGCAGACTCCTGCTGCCTATGTCCCGCTGGACCCGGAGGCTCCAGGGTTTCTCTCTGCCAGAGTCATGACCCAATGTGGCCTCAAGTACTGTGCTGTGaagacagacatgctgcag CAATTCCAGGCCGCTCTCGCCAAACACATATCTGTGGAGGTGTGTGCGGAGTTGCAAAAGTTCAAACTAACCCTGACACAAATCAAGCTGCTTCCCGTCGCTGAGCACCACCCGGGACCAAAACACACCGGAGCTCAGACAGTGGACGGGCCTGATCTCTGTGCTGCTCCAGCTGCAGGGTTAAAGGAGGCTGCCCACCGAGACCTGGCATATGTCCTACACACATCTGGAACAACTGGCCTGCCGAAGATTGTGAGGGTGCCACACAAGTGTATAATCCCTAATATACTGCATCTGAA ATCTTTGTTCCAGATGagtgcagatgatgtggttctccTCGCCTCGCCTCTAACCTTTGACCCCTCTGTGGTGGATATTTTCCTAGCCTTATCCTCCGGGGCTCAGCTCCTCATTATCCCGTCTGTGATTAAGAAAATGCCGAGTCGACTTGCTCGGCTGCTGTTCAAGGATCACAAGACGACTGTCCTTCAG GTCACACCAACGTTGCTCGGCCGCTTTGGGCACCATGTCCTCAAACATGAAGTCTTCTCATCCGGTTCCTCTCTGCGGGTGTTAGCTCTGGGTGGAGAGGCCTGCCCCTCTCCTGCTCTGCTGAGGAActggaaacacaaggacaacaaaaCACACATCTACAATATCTACGGCATTACAGAGGTGTCCTGCTGGGCCAGCTGTTACAAAATACCAGAGTCTCTACTACAGTCTGGAAACCT CGTGCTGCCATTTGTGCCTCTTGGGACTCCTCTGATGGACACAGTGTTGGAAGTAAGAGACGAACATGGCCGCATTGTTACCGAGGGTGAAGGACAGGTGTTCATAG gtggagaggacaGGGTGTGTCTCCTTGACGATGAGCAGACAGTTGTCTCCGGGACGATGAGAGCCACAGGAGACTGGGTGAATGTTGAGGACACACAGCTGTACTACCTGGGACGCAAAGACAGGATGATTAAACGCCACGGCAAGCGGGTGAACTTGGACAGCTTGCAACAA CTCATATTGGGTCTGCCTCAGGTGGAGGCCTGCGCTGTGGCTCTGTTTGAAGCCACCCGACTGCTCGCCTTTGTCGTGCCATCCACATCTGGAGACCAGAAAGAAGCTTCtccgctcacatctgcacagaAGCATCCAGAACAAACACCCTCTGCCTCTGCCGAGCTTCAGGAACACCCCCCCTCTGCTGTGAGTCACCACCAGGGGGAGACAGGCGGTGCAGATGGAGATCTTCGCAGACTGATCCTGAACCAGCTGTCTCTGCTGCTGCCCTCTCACAGTGTCCCAGACACGCTGGTGCAGGTGCCGGCCCTGTGCCTGACCCCTCATG GAAAAGTGGACATGGAGGCCCTTGTGAAAATATACCAAAGACAGAGACGGTGTTTACAGTCTTCACGGGGAGATGTCACCAAACTCAGGCAAAGCTTGCAGTCCTTGTGGCAG GAAACTCTAGGTCTTCCTGAAGAACCGACTATCGACGAGAAATCGAACTTCCTGTTGAGTGGAGGAGATTCTCTGAAGGCGCTGCACCTCTGTGAAGACATCCTCACTGCTTTCAGAGTGACCTCACCGGAGCTTTTGGAGGTGATTCTTGACGGGACATTCTCTGACGTACTGCGCCATGTTGAGAGGATAACACTGCTGCCGCCACTTGAGGAGAGCCAGTCACCGACATCTGAGGCCAAGAAACGACGTACTGAAGCCCCCTCTATGGTGGAAGCAAAGAGAGAGCGCACAGAGTCTACAGCAGCAGAGAGACCGCAGGGGGGGACATGGGCTTTTAAAGTTATACGACGAGCAGGAGAGGTTATAGAAATCCGAAAACCAGTAGCAATTAAAAACGTCCAGACTGAAGCACTTGGAGAAAAGGATTTGAGTGATAGAGGAAGCGAGGATTTTCTGAGCCTCAGTCTGAGCTGGTCCTCAGACACAGGCAGATGTGTGGACGCCTCCccggtgcttctagtacaacaGAAAACAGATTCAGGATCAGAGGAGGTTAAAACAACAGTGTTCATCGGCTCCCACTCTCACAGGATCCAGGCTTTAGACCTGACCACCGGGAGCCTCCTGTGGGAGCGGGTCCTCGGAGACAGAATCGAAGCCTCAGCTGCTGTGTCTCACTGCGGGAGCCTCGTGGTGATAG GTTGTTACGATGGCTTTGTGTATTTCCTGTGCACTGCATCTGGACAGACACGGTGGATGTTTAAGACTGGAGACGCTGTAAAGAGCTGTCCTGCTGTAGACCCCCTCACAGGGCTGGTGATCGTGGGCTCACATGATGGCCACGTCTACGCCCTGGACCCAAAG GTTCAGCAGTGTGTTTGGAGGCGTCACTGTAGGGGAGGGGCTGTGTTTTCATCCCCCTGCCTCCACTCGTCACTCAGACAGCTGTATGTGGCTTCACTGGGAGGTCATCTCCTCTGTCTTGACCCT GACAGTGGAGAGGTCCTGTGGTCGTACTGTAGAGACATCCCTTTCTTCTCATCACCAAACGCCTCCTCTGGTCACGTGCTGATCGGCTCTGTGGATGGAAACATCTGCTGCGTCAGCAACACAGGGACTCTG GTTTGGCAGTTTCTAACAAAAGGACCCATCTTCTCCTCTCCGTGCGTTACACCGGACCATCAGAGGGTTCTGTGTGGATCACATGACGGTTTCCTCTACTGCCTGAATGCCGCAGACGGCTCTTTGATTTGGACTTTCCAGACCACAGGGAAGGTGTACTCCAGTCCGTGTGTGTTCGATGGCTCTGTGGGGGGCCGCAGGGGGATTCTGGTGGCTCTGGCCTCCACAGACGGCACAGTGTGGATCCTGGATGGAGAAGACGGAGGAAAGCTGGCCTCGTTCACTCTTCCCGGGGAGCTGTTTTCATCCCCGGTGCTGCATGAACACTCCCTTGTAGTCGGGTGCCGCAATGACTATGTGTACTGTTTAAAACTGACTGTCAAAGAAGACACGGATTCATTTCTGCAcacttttttataa